From one Perca flavescens isolate YP-PL-M2 chromosome 19, PFLA_1.0, whole genome shotgun sequence genomic stretch:
- the LOC114546155 gene encoding sialoadhesin-like, whose product MAQTSLQWLIFLTSLLSSTTNQASLTVSPSSSQMFAGQSVSLSCEEDDSSAGWTLRRNTTRETRTQCGDGWGRPAGSSCIISYMVPRDSGVYWCESREGATSNSITITVTGGPVTLQSPVLPVMEGEDLTLTCRTKRSSNLPAGFYKDGSFIRNEPAGHMTIHHVSRSDEGLYKCDISSVGESPPSWVSVTVLTSLLSSTTNQASLTVSPSRSQMFKDESVSLSCEEDDSCAGWTLRRNTTRETRTQCGDYWGRPAGSSCNISFMFPGDSGFYWCESREGATSNIITITVTGGPVILQSPVLPVMEGEDLTLTCRTKMSSNLPAGFYKDGSFIRTEPAGHMTIHHVNRSDEGLYKCNISSVGESPPSWVSVTVLTSLLSSTTNQASLTVSPSRSQMFEGQSVSLSCEEDVFFDSSAGWTLREEPPLNVSETRTQCGDGWGIDLLVLPVFFSKKAQIKRPPAAAAIFFVFKQQGMIP is encoded by the exons ccTCTCTGACTGTGAGTCCCAGCAGCTCTCAGATGTTTGCAggacagtctgtctctctgagctgtgaggaggacgacagctctgctggatggactctgaggaggaacacAACCAGAGAAACCAGGACTCAGTGTGGAGATGGCTGGGGAAGACCTGCTGGTTCTTCCTGTATCATCAGCTACATGGTCCCAAGGGACAGTGGAGTTTACTGGTGTGAGTCCAGAGAGGGAGCAACCAGTAACAGCAtcaccatcactgtcactg gtggaccagtgaccctgcagagtcctgtcctccctgtgatggagggagaagacctcACTCTGACCTGTAGAACAAAGAGGTCCTCCAACCTCCCAGCtggtttctataaagatggctccttcatcaggaatgagcctgcaggtcacatgaccatccaccatgtttccaggtctgatgaaggcctctacaagtgcgacatcagcagtgttggagagtctccacccagctgggtctctgtcacag TTCTGACCTCACTGCTGAGCAGCACAACAAACCAAG cCTCTCTGACTGTGAGTCCCAGCAGATCTCAGATGTTTAAAGATGaatctgtctctctgagctgtgaggaggacgacagctgtgctggatggactctgaggaggaacacAACCAGAGAAACCAGGACTCAGTGTGGAGATTACTGGGGAAGACCTGCTGGTTCTTCCTGTAACATCAGCTTCATGTTCCCAGGGGACAGTGGATTTTACTGGTGTGAGTCCAGAGAGGGAGCAACCAGtaacatcatcaccatcactgtcactg gtggaccagtgatcctgcagagtcctgtcctccctgtgatggagggagaagacctcACTCTGACCTGTAGAACAAAGATGTCCTCCAACCTCCCAGCtggtttctataaagatggctccttcatcaggactgagcctgcaggtcacatgaccatccATCATGTTAACAGGTCTGATGAAGGCCTCTACAAGTGCAAcatcagcagtgttggagagtctccacccagctgggtctctgtcacAG TTCTGACCTCACTGCTGAGCAGCACAACAAACCAAG cctcTCTGACTGTGAGTCCCAGCAGATCTCAGATGTTTGAAggacagtctgtctctctgagctgtgaggaggaTGTTTTTTTCGacagctctgctggatggaCTCTGAGGGAGGAACCACCCTTAAATGTTAGTGAAACCAGGACTCAGTGTGGAGATGGCTGGGGAATTGATCTGCTGGttcttcctgtttttttctcaaaaaaagCTCAGATTAAAAGacccccagcagcagcagccattttctttgttttcaagcaACAAGGAATGATACCTTGA